A genomic window from Candidatus Beckwithbacteria bacterium includes:
- a CDS encoding class F sortase, which yields MFSSIKKIGLFSWKQILLINVILIVIILTVYGFIFNSEVGRYNSKTVKLAQNPVASPTPTPTPKPTPIPTRIIIPKINVDTQVVQVGFDAETEEMEVPEDASQVGWYMFGDAPGKLGSSVFSGHLDVPGGAPAVFYNLRNLQIGDTFEVYNDQNEVLIYKVIEATDYPLDNFPKEKIYGERDISQVALVTCSGYWNPAAQLYSHRRVVIGQLNALNQLAAVSVREAKSEQYWQEPFAEAIYPRVEEAIGPYLRSEVIDGMMTIFLASDGQDFQAIQFDLLAQNTLSKQDIIISQSFDSCEIEEKSNGLRVTLFDVNQDENDQSFNSQNNEVKIAALPVSIGFIKIENVLVWVKSKESKTLTTTYISAINQGE from the coding sequence ATGTTTAGTAGTATTAAAAAAATCGGACTTTTTTCCTGGAAACAGATTTTGCTGATTAATGTAATTTTGATTGTCATAATTTTGACAGTCTATGGTTTTATTTTTAATTCTGAAGTTGGTAGGTATAACTCTAAAACTGTAAAGCTGGCTCAAAACCCAGTTGCTTCACCGACTCCAACTCCGACTCCTAAACCGACTCCAATTCCGACTCGTATTATCATTCCTAAGATTAACGTGGATACCCAAGTAGTTCAGGTTGGTTTTGACGCCGAAACCGAAGAAATGGAAGTGCCTGAAGATGCGTCTCAAGTTGGTTGGTATATGTTTGGTGATGCTCCGGGCAAGTTAGGTAGCAGTGTTTTTAGCGGCCACTTGGATGTGCCAGGCGGTGCGCCAGCGGTTTTTTATAATCTTCGTAATCTACAAATTGGCGATACCTTTGAAGTTTATAACGATCAAAATGAAGTTTTGATTTATAAAGTTATCGAAGCTACAGATTATCCTTTGGACAATTTTCCTAAAGAAAAAATTTATGGTGAGCGGGATATTTCCCAAGTAGCTTTGGTAACTTGCTCAGGTTACTGGAATCCGGCGGCTCAACTTTATTCTCATCGGCGAGTAGTGATTGGCCAGCTCAATGCTTTAAATCAGCTGGCTGCAGTTAGTGTGCGAGAAGCTAAATCTGAGCAATATTGGCAAGAGCCTTTTGCTGAAGCTATTTATCCCCGAGTTGAAGAGGCGATTGGGCCATATCTACGTAGCGAAGTGATTGACGGTATGATGACTATTTTTCTAGCTAGTGATGGTCAGGATTTTCAAGCTATCCAATTTGATCTTCTGGCTCAAAATACATTAAGTAAACAAGATATTATTATTAGTCAAAGTTTTGATAGTTGTGAGATAGAAGAAAAAAGCAATGGCCTTAGGGTAACATTATTTGATGTAAACCAAGATGAAAATGATCAATCGTTTAACTCTCAAAATAACGAGGTTAAAATTGCTGCCTTGCCAGTTAGTATCGGATTTATAAAAATAGAAAACGTTTTAGTTTGGGTAAAATCTAAAGAGAGTAAAACGCTTACAACTACGTATATTTCAGCTATTAATCAGGGTGAATAA
- a CDS encoding DMT family transporter has translation MLPYVGLSLLAAFAFAFSSISQKLASKHGIVNHWVFLVYYYLTYVPFLLMIPVLFPVSFPSGNWLLIFLYALAFFVGNIFFTTAIYKVDVSTFAPFFQLQSAFIAILAFAFLGERFSSINYLLIAIMILGSILVSMDEKMSIKNYFSLATFLIILQQICHALSNLAAGTALKTLNSFTFMFWGDLISMFFVLALIPIIGFKNFKIPFAKIKPLFASGLFSTIGALSLFSAFAYNVTLSSALSLLTSPIVLIVSVLASWKLPDLLEKHTLRVYGIRAIGVLLILAAAIKLALVS, from the coding sequence ATGTTGCCTTATGTGGGTTTATCACTTTTAGCAGCGTTTGCGTTTGCTTTTTCAAGTATTAGCCAAAAACTGGCTAGCAAGCATGGTATTGTCAATCATTGGGTCTTTTTGGTTTACTACTATTTGACCTATGTGCCTTTTTTGCTGATGATTCCGGTTTTGTTTCCAGTCAGTTTTCCTAGTGGGAATTGGCTTTTGATTTTTCTGTATGCTCTGGCTTTTTTTGTTGGTAATATTTTTTTCACTACTGCTATTTATAAAGTTGATGTTTCGACTTTTGCACCTTTTTTCCAGCTGCAATCAGCCTTTATTGCTATTTTAGCTTTTGCTTTTTTAGGCGAACGCTTTAGTTCTATTAATTACCTTCTGATTGCAATTATGATTTTGGGCTCAATTTTGGTTTCCATGGATGAAAAAATGTCTATCAAAAACTACTTTAGCCTGGCTACTTTTCTAATTATTTTGCAGCAAATTTGTCATGCCTTATCTAATTTAGCGGCTGGCACTGCATTAAAGACGCTTAACTCTTTTACTTTTATGTTTTGGGGTGATTTGATCAGTATGTTTTTTGTCCTAGCTCTAATTCCGATAATTGGCTTTAAAAATTTTAAAATTCCTTTTGCTAAAATCAAACCGCTGTTTGCTAGTGGTCTTTTTTCAACTATTGGTGCGCTTTCTCTTTTTAGTGCCTTTGCCTATAATGTGACTTTATCTTCGGCTTTATCACTACTAACTTCACCAATTGTGCTGATTGTTAGCGTTTTAGCTTCATGGAAACTGCCGGATTTGCTAGAAAAACATACACTGCGAGTTTATGGTATTAGAGCTATTGGAGTTTTGCTCATTTTGGCTGCAGCTATAAAACTGGCTTTAGTGAGCTAA
- a CDS encoding ABC transporter ATP-binding protein — MNYFKRIANLALPYWKQIVVISLLILVISGLSQAEPIVLKQITDAIVNQGQNYQGTIPKTIVLFLGIYLVVKLLNVLVNRFSWHLATLFTYKLRFSLREQGFEHLLSLSQRYFNEKQSGQLMSQLDRGSTQITQIINNSGMHFLPNLVAAIIGLIIVMNFNFWIGLSIVLVFIPVALFNYWRFRKNEKLEHSENLLYDNQYGHFWETISSAKIIKSFVAEAFELKRLQKFNKKIFTIRKKAERNHNIFVFTDLFLEAWIWVVYAWVVYLTFKGQFSLGTMVLVLSYIYIIREPLWLLNWVFWEAKRAQIGAREFFGILDQKPDIVSPKHPLPFNEISGRITFDHISFAYAKGAAVFDKVSFDITPGQTCALVGKSGAGKTTVADLINRFYDVQKGKILIDGHDIKKIDLKALRRNIGFVTQEPYLFAETIEENLRYGNPKATLAQMKIACQVAHAHEFIKALPKGYKTKIGERGVTLSGGQKQRLSLARVILKNPPILVLDEATSALDSHSEMLIQQALEKITKGRTSIIIAHRLSTIQKADCIIVLGDGGILEMGNHEQLLAKKGLYASLFAIQSGQQELLKEWELE; from the coding sequence ATGAACTATTTTAAGCGCATAGCAAACCTGGCGCTACCTTACTGGAAACAGATTGTTGTCATTAGCTTGTTAATCTTGGTCATATCCGGATTAAGCCAGGCTGAGCCGATTGTGCTCAAACAAATCACCGACGCCATCGTTAATCAAGGTCAAAATTATCAAGGAACTATCCCCAAAACCATTGTTTTGTTCCTAGGAATTTATCTGGTCGTTAAATTGCTCAATGTTTTAGTAAATAGGTTTTCTTGGCATTTAGCTACCTTATTTACTTACAAGCTTAGGTTTTCCTTAAGAGAACAAGGCTTTGAACACTTACTATCTCTGTCCCAACGGTATTTCAATGAAAAACAGTCTGGCCAACTCATGAGCCAACTTGACCGCGGTAGTACTCAAATTACCCAGATTATCAATAATTCCGGCATGCACTTTTTGCCAAATCTGGTCGCTGCCATTATTGGCTTGATTATTGTCATGAATTTTAATTTTTGGATTGGATTATCAATTGTACTGGTTTTTATTCCCGTAGCTTTGTTTAACTATTGGCGCTTCCGCAAAAATGAAAAGTTGGAGCATAGTGAAAACTTGCTTTATGACAATCAATATGGTCATTTCTGGGAAACTATTTCCTCAGCCAAAATTATTAAATCTTTTGTAGCCGAAGCCTTTGAGCTAAAACGGCTACAAAAATTTAATAAAAAAATATTTACTATTCGTAAAAAAGCTGAGCGTAACCATAATATTTTTGTCTTTACTGATCTATTTTTAGAAGCCTGGATTTGGGTGGTTTATGCTTGGGTTGTCTATCTGACCTTTAAAGGCCAGTTTTCTTTGGGAACTATGGTCTTAGTCCTGTCTTATATTTACATTATTAGAGAACCGCTCTGGTTACTCAATTGGGTCTTTTGGGAAGCTAAGCGGGCTCAAATTGGCGCCCGGGAGTTTTTTGGGATATTAGATCAAAAGCCGGATATTGTTTCGCCAAAACACCCACTACCATTCAATGAGATTAGTGGCCGCATCACTTTTGATCACATCAGTTTTGCTTATGCTAAAGGGGCTGCGGTTTTTGACAAAGTGAGCTTTGACATTACTCCTGGTCAAACCTGTGCTCTGGTTGGTAAATCCGGAGCCGGTAAAACTACGGTGGCTGATCTTATTAATCGTTTTTATGATGTCCAAAAAGGTAAGATTTTGATTGACGGTCATGATATTAAAAAAATTGATCTAAAAGCCTTGCGCCGTAATATCGGTTTCGTCACTCAAGAGCCATACCTTTTTGCCGAAACTATTGAGGAAAACCTACGTTACGGTAACCCTAAAGCTACCTTGGCTCAAATGAAAATAGCTTGCCAGGTGGCTCATGCTCATGAGTTTATCAAAGCTCTACCTAAAGGGTATAAAACTAAAATTGGCGAACGGGGTGTCACCCTTTCCGGTGGCCAAAAACAGCGCTTAAGCTTAGCTCGAGTTATTTTGAAAAACCCACCCATTTTGGTTTTGGATGAGGCTACCAGTGCTTTAGATAGTCACTCAGAAATGCTTATCCAACAAGCTTTGGAAAAGATCACCAAAGGCCGTACTAGTATCATCATCGCTCACCGCTTATCAACCATCCAAAAAGCAGATTGTATTATCGTACTTGGTGATGGTGGGATTTTAGAAATGGGCAATCATGAGCAACTGCTTGCCAAAAAAGGTCTCTATGCTTCACTCTTTGCAATCCAATCCGGCCAACAGGAGCTTTTGAAAGAGTGGGAGCTAGAGTAA
- a CDS encoding cation-transporting P-type ATPase — MKAYTGLTTAQAQEKLSRFGFNEISQLNKVSPLEILLRQISGNFVIFLLVIGAFTSFLVDEALTAYTIVAVIIMVTVVGFIQEFKAEKAIKALKKMVMPTTIVIRDGREQEIPAQELVPDDIVKLRTGEKIPADCQILEAANLTINEAMLTGESKEITKIPCRPGHKLKKLNQVFMGTTIMSGTGLASVLHTGMNTEFGKIAKLISTAEKELPLQKRVNQIAKKMALIALIVSSIVGFLMIVRAESLSYHTIVETLIVVIALSVSAFPEGFPMVLISTLGKGAYRMAAQNAIVNRMSIIETLGEVTVICSDKTGTITTGKMTVKQILIAGKSYEITDSILYKSKKIKLANHPQLYQLLQAALLCNEAVATKQENETIPTINGSPTESALLALGLKANLQKESFDFEKSADIPFSSARKLMTVIGKQDKQYQVFSKGAPEVVLKNCNFILKDGKTKRLSQKQKEVLIAQDKTLAQTGMRVLALATKTLPKLSLSQAEKSQTFLGFIALIDPPRKYVHKTIASCHKAGIAVKMITGDSPETAQRIAHQVGIKGEVLTGADLEQLSDTELEAMIAQTAIFSRVKPEHKIRIVAALKKQGEIVAMTGDGVNDAPAIKEAHVGIAMGKTGTDVSREAADLIIKDDNFSTIVKAIREGRTIFNNIQKFITYQLSCNSSELMIMFLAVVIGLPTPFLPLQILFMNLVTDNLPAITLGFNPASLDVMESKVKKHTGLLNRQLVKQLIIAATTMGGLTLLVFIFSLKIFDQGLVVARTTAMVTLIFFQILNAFNFRSFRYPMNHIPFLTNITLIYASAISVLLTIILIYSPLGQVFGTTQIELANWVFALFSSIFVVIVMDVYKKSQQIKILEAINKLGIKS; from the coding sequence ATGAAAGCTTATACTGGACTGACCACTGCCCAAGCCCAGGAAAAATTATCCCGCTTTGGCTTTAATGAAATTTCTCAACTCAACAAAGTTTCACCTTTGGAAATTCTGTTGCGTCAAATCAGTGGTAATTTTGTCATTTTTCTACTGGTTATCGGTGCTTTCACCTCTTTTTTAGTTGATGAAGCCTTGACTGCCTACACCATCGTGGCTGTGATTATCATGGTTACAGTAGTTGGTTTTATTCAGGAGTTTAAAGCTGAAAAAGCCATTAAAGCCCTCAAGAAAATGGTCATGCCAACAACCATTGTAATTAGAGACGGGCGCGAACAGGAAATTCCAGCTCAAGAACTAGTTCCTGATGATATTGTCAAGTTGAGAACCGGCGAAAAAATCCCAGCCGATTGCCAGATTTTAGAAGCTGCTAATTTAACAATTAATGAAGCCATGCTAACCGGGGAATCTAAGGAGATTACTAAAATTCCTTGCAGGCCTGGACACAAACTCAAAAAACTTAATCAGGTTTTTATGGGCACTACTATTATGAGTGGGACTGGATTGGCTTCCGTACTTCACACTGGCATGAATACCGAGTTTGGCAAAATCGCCAAGCTAATTTCGACTGCCGAGAAAGAACTCCCCTTACAAAAACGGGTCAACCAAATTGCTAAAAAAATGGCTCTGATTGCTCTGATCGTATCTTCGATTGTGGGTTTTTTGATGATTGTACGGGCCGAAAGCCTCAGCTACCACACCATTGTTGAGACTTTGATTGTGGTCATCGCCCTTTCGGTTTCAGCTTTCCCAGAAGGTTTCCCTATGGTTTTGATTTCAACCCTTGGCAAAGGCGCTTATCGCATGGCAGCGCAAAACGCTATTGTTAACCGGATGTCGATTATCGAAACTTTAGGTGAAGTTACGGTTATCTGTTCAGATAAAACTGGGACCATAACTACTGGCAAAATGACAGTCAAACAAATCTTAATCGCTGGTAAAAGCTATGAAATCACTGACTCAATTTTGTATAAATCTAAAAAAATTAAACTCGCCAATCATCCTCAGCTATACCAACTTCTACAAGCTGCTTTGCTTTGCAATGAAGCTGTTGCTACTAAACAAGAAAACGAGACAATACCAACAATAAATGGCAGCCCTACTGAATCAGCTTTATTAGCCTTGGGCTTAAAAGCTAATTTGCAAAAAGAAAGTTTTGACTTTGAAAAAAGTGCTGATATCCCTTTTTCTTCGGCTCGAAAATTGATGACTGTAATTGGTAAGCAAGACAAACAATATCAAGTTTTTAGCAAAGGCGCCCCAGAAGTAGTTTTGAAAAATTGTAATTTTATATTAAAAGACGGCAAAACTAAACGCTTGAGCCAAAAACAAAAAGAGGTGCTTATTGCTCAAGATAAAACCCTAGCTCAAACTGGGATGCGGGTTTTGGCTCTGGCTACTAAAACTTTACCAAAACTTAGTCTGTCTCAAGCTGAAAAAAGTCAAACTTTTCTGGGCTTTATTGCCTTGATTGATCCACCCAGAAAATATGTCCACAAAACTATTGCTTCCTGCCATAAAGCTGGTATTGCCGTTAAGATGATTACTGGCGATAGCCCAGAAACTGCCCAGCGTATTGCCCACCAAGTCGGCATCAAAGGTGAAGTTTTAACTGGAGCAGATTTAGAGCAACTTAGCGATACCGAGCTGGAGGCTATGATTGCTCAAACTGCTATTTTTTCCCGGGTTAAACCAGAACACAAGATCAGAATTGTGGCCGCTCTGAAAAAACAAGGTGAAATAGTGGCTATGACTGGTGATGGGGTCAATGATGCTCCGGCTATTAAAGAAGCCCATGTCGGCATTGCCATGGGTAAAACTGGTACTGATGTCTCCCGCGAAGCTGCTGATTTAATTATTAAAGACGATAACTTTAGCACCATTGTGAAAGCTATTCGAGAAGGCCGGACTATTTTTAACAATATCCAAAAATTCATTACTTACCAGCTATCGTGCAATAGCTCTGAGCTGATGATTATGTTTTTAGCTGTAGTTATTGGCCTACCAACTCCATTCCTACCGTTGCAAATTTTGTTTATGAATTTAGTGACTGATAATTTACCAGCTATTACTCTAGGTTTTAACCCGGCTTCTTTAGACGTTATGGAAAGTAAAGTTAAAAAGCACACCGGTTTGCTTAATAGACAGCTCGTTAAACAACTTATCATAGCTGCCACAACTATGGGCGGACTTACTCTATTGGTTTTTATTTTTAGTTTAAAAATTTTTGATCAAGGTTTAGTGGTGGCTCGAACTACGGCTATGGTAACGCTTATCTTTTTCCAAATTCTAAACGCTTTCAATTTCCGTTCCTTCCGCTACCCTATGAACCACATTCCTTTTTTAACCAATATTACTTTGATTTACGCTTCAGCTATTTCTGTTTTACTAACAATTATCTTGATTTACTCACCCTTGGGCCAGGTTTTTGGCACCACCCAGATCGAGCTAGCCAATTGGGTTTTCGCCCTGTTCTCATCTATTTTTGTGGTGATTGTAATGGATGTGTATAAAAAATCACAGCAGATCAAAATTTTGGAAGCGATTAATAAATTGGGAATCAAATCCTAA
- the typA gene encoding translational GTPase TypA, whose protein sequence is MDQNKLRNIAIIAHVDHGKTTLVDNVLKQAHVFESYQAEMQQTTILDSNDLERERGVTILAKNTAVMWQDYKINILDTPGHADFSGEVERVLNMADGCLLLVDSAEGVLSQTRYVLSLALKLGLTPIVIINKIDRKDQRIKEVLEEINNLFLELASDPAQLEFPVLYAIGKDGVAGFSYEIQGEGSATITDSQNLFPLFKVITEVIPAPQGDNHGPFQMQVTNLDYDGYKGRYIIGRIARGSIKTNQALAIMRNEQKIGQARVEYLFNYYGLSRQEIEEAEVGEIVALTGFSQVKIGDTICDVEHLEALPSLEITEPTMQIQISVSTSPFVGQDGEFTTSRQIKQRLEKELESNVSLRLKPGPTGESFIVSGRGELHLAILIETMRREGFEFSVGRPEVIYRQKDGSKTEPYELVTIDVPESHAGVVIAAMGQRRGEMVNMQQTSTGTRFDYKISTNNLIGFRSQLLTETSGLGVINSLYLGYEAVGEALINPRNGVFVAIEQGKATAYSIANAQERGTTFVAPGTDVYAGMIVGLSSKKDDMGINIIKGKKLTNMRSSTADIAVHIAPPVYMSLEQCLTFLAADELLEVTPKHLRLRKKELNAKHVR, encoded by the coding sequence ATGGATCAAAATAAACTTAGAAATATCGCTATTATTGCTCACGTTGACCATGGTAAAACTACCTTGGTTGATAATGTGCTCAAGCAAGCTCATGTCTTTGAGTCGTACCAGGCTGAAATGCAGCAAACTACGATTTTGGATAGTAATGACTTGGAGCGGGAACGCGGTGTCACCATTTTAGCTAAAAATACAGCTGTGATGTGGCAGGACTATAAGATCAATATTTTAGATACACCAGGCCATGCTGATTTTTCTGGGGAAGTGGAACGGGTTTTAAATATGGCTGATGGCTGTTTGCTTTTGGTTGATAGCGCTGAGGGGGTTTTATCTCAAACCCGTTATGTCTTATCTCTGGCTCTTAAACTAGGTCTGACGCCGATTGTGATCATTAATAAAATTGACCGCAAAGATCAGCGCATCAAAGAAGTCTTGGAAGAAATTAACAATCTTTTCTTAGAATTAGCTTCTGATCCAGCTCAGCTGGAATTTCCAGTACTTTATGCGATTGGTAAAGATGGTGTGGCCGGATTTTCCTATGAAATTCAAGGAGAAGGATCAGCTACTATTACTGATAGTCAAAATCTGTTTCCGCTTTTTAAAGTGATTACTGAAGTTATACCAGCTCCACAAGGGGATAATCATGGCCCATTCCAGATGCAGGTGACTAATCTTGACTATGATGGCTATAAAGGCCGTTACATCATTGGCCGAATTGCCCGGGGTAGCATTAAAACTAATCAAGCCTTGGCCATTATGCGGAATGAACAAAAAATTGGACAGGCTAGGGTAGAGTATTTATTTAATTATTACGGCTTATCAAGACAGGAAATTGAAGAAGCCGAGGTGGGTGAAATTGTAGCTCTCACTGGATTTTCGCAGGTCAAAATTGGTGACACTATTTGTGATGTGGAACATTTAGAAGCCTTACCGTCTTTGGAAATTACCGAACCCACCATGCAAATTCAGATTAGCGTGTCGACTTCGCCGTTTGTAGGCCAGGATGGTGAATTTACCACTTCCAGGCAAATCAAACAAAGACTGGAAAAAGAATTGGAAAGCAATGTGTCTCTTCGCCTTAAGCCTGGTCCAACTGGTGAAAGCTTTATTGTTTCTGGTCGGGGTGAGTTGCATTTAGCAATTTTAATTGAAACTATGCGCCGGGAAGGTTTTGAATTTAGTGTGGGTCGGCCAGAAGTAATTTACAGGCAAAAAGATGGATCTAAAACTGAGCCATATGAGTTAGTTACGATTGATGTGCCAGAGTCTCACGCAGGAGTGGTGATTGCAGCTATGGGCCAGCGTCGGGGTGAAATGGTCAATATGCAACAAACCAGCACCGGGACCCGTTTTGACTATAAAATTTCGACGAACAACTTGATTGGCTTTCGCAGTCAGCTGCTGACTGAAACTTCTGGGCTTGGAGTTATCAATAGCTTGTATTTAGGTTATGAAGCAGTAGGTGAAGCACTTATTAATCCCCGCAATGGGGTGTTTGTAGCCATTGAACAAGGTAAAGCTACTGCTTATAGTATTGCCAATGCTCAAGAACGGGGTACAACTTTTGTAGCGCCGGGAACTGATGTTTATGCAGGTATGATTGTAGGGTTGTCTAGTAAAAAAGATGATATGGGCATTAATATTATTAAAGGCAAAAAATTGACTAATATGCGCAGTTCTACGGCTGATATTGCGGTCCATATTGCTCCACCCGTTTACATGTCTTTAGAGCAATGTTTAACCTTTTTGGCTGCCGATGAACTGCTAGAAGTAACCCCCAAACATTTGCGACTGCGCAAAAAAGAGCTTAATGCTAAACATGTCCGGTAA